A window of Acidimicrobiales bacterium contains these coding sequences:
- the gnd gene encoding decarboxylating 6-phosphogluconate dehydrogenase, translating to MMTSKPMHLGMVGLGRMGANLVRRLMRDGHSCVVFDVAPDAVKSLEAEGATGASSLADLVGQLPAPRAVWVMVPAGEVTGKTVEGLASHMEDGDTIIDGGNSYYRDDIRRAAELSSRGIHLIDCGTSGGVWGIERGYCLMIGGEAEVVAHLEPIFATIAPGMGSASRTPGRSGEAAPAERGFLHCGPNGAGHFVKMVHNGIEYGMMAALAEGLNILHNADAGTRTVAADAETSPMESPEFYCFDIDTTAVTEVWRRGSVIESWLLDLTATALFDSPDLSEFAGRVSDSGEGRWTSIAAIDEGVPAPVLSAALYSRFASRGGDDFADKALSAMRKGFGGHDEKKA from the coding sequence ATGATGACGAGCAAGCCGATGCACCTCGGCATGGTGGGCCTCGGGCGCATGGGGGCCAACCTGGTCCGCCGACTGATGCGCGATGGCCATAGCTGTGTGGTCTTCGACGTGGCACCCGATGCGGTCAAGTCGCTGGAGGCCGAGGGGGCGACCGGAGCCTCGTCGCTGGCGGATCTTGTCGGCCAACTACCGGCTCCCCGAGCGGTGTGGGTGATGGTGCCCGCCGGTGAGGTGACAGGTAAGACCGTCGAAGGCCTGGCCTCTCACATGGAGGACGGCGACACGATCATCGACGGCGGCAACTCGTATTACCGCGACGACATCCGCCGGGCCGCCGAGCTGTCCAGCCGGGGCATCCACCTCATCGACTGTGGGACGAGCGGGGGGGTGTGGGGGATCGAGCGGGGCTATTGCCTCATGATCGGCGGCGAAGCCGAGGTCGTGGCGCACTTGGAGCCCATCTTCGCCACGATCGCCCCGGGTATGGGCTCTGCGTCGCGGACCCCGGGGCGCAGCGGGGAAGCTGCTCCGGCCGAGCGGGGGTTCCTGCACTGTGGACCGAACGGCGCCGGGCATTTCGTGAAGATGGTTCACAACGGGATCGAGTACGGGATGATGGCCGCCTTGGCCGAAGGGCTCAACATCTTGCACAACGCGGATGCGGGGACCCGGACGGTGGCGGCCGACGCCGAGACGTCGCCCATGGAGTCACCCGAGTTCTACTGCTTCGACATCGACACCACGGCGGTCACCGAGGTGTGGCGTCGGGGCAGCGTCATCGAGTCGTGGCTGTTGGACCTGACGGCGACGGCCCTGTTCGACTCACCCGACCTCAGCGAGTTCGCCGGGCGCGTGTCGGATTCCGGAGAGGGACGGTGGACTTCGATCGCCGCCATCGACGAGGGCGTGCCCGCACCCGTGCTCAGCGCCGCCCTGTATTCCCGCTTCGCGTCACGGGGCGGGGACGACTTCGCCGACAAGGCCCTCTCCGCCATGCGCAAGGGCTTCGGTGGCCATGACGAGAAGAAGGCCTGA
- a CDS encoding HAD hydrolase-like protein, whose amino-acid sequence MARPVVVLFDVDETLVHTGGAGAKSWMAAFDKLHGIPADIGAHTSAGETDPQVARATFSAVLHRDPTADELGRLYAAYLRQLGGEIWASEHYRVLPGAQDTLLRLGDAGVTLGIVSGAMEGAARTKLVPANLNRFFVFGAYGSDSPDRAELTELAIDKASRLHGTKLEPGEVFVVGDTPHDMEATNAAGAVAVGVASGHYSADQLGAAGAAHVLGSLEDPFPGL is encoded by the coding sequence ATGGCCAGGCCCGTCGTCGTGCTGTTCGACGTGGACGAGACCCTGGTCCATACCGGGGGGGCGGGGGCCAAGAGCTGGATGGCCGCCTTCGACAAGCTCCACGGCATCCCTGCCGACATCGGGGCTCACACCTCGGCGGGGGAGACCGACCCCCAGGTGGCCAGAGCCACCTTCAGCGCCGTGCTGCACCGTGACCCGACCGCCGACGAGCTGGGCCGGCTCTACGCCGCCTATCTCCGCCAGCTCGGCGGCGAGATCTGGGCCTCGGAGCACTACCGGGTGCTCCCTGGTGCCCAAGACACACTCCTGCGCCTGGGAGACGCCGGGGTGACACTCGGGATCGTGTCGGGTGCCATGGAGGGAGCGGCGCGCACCAAGCTCGTCCCCGCCAACCTCAACCGGTTCTTCGTCTTCGGCGCCTACGGGTCGGACTCCCCGGATCGGGCCGAGCTGACCGAGCTCGCCATCGACAAGGCCTCCCGCCTTCACGGGACCAAGCTGGAACCGGGAGAGGTCTTCGTGGTGGGCGACACCCCCCATGACATGGAGGCCACCAACGCGGCGGGCGCCGTGGCTGTCGGGGTGGCCAGCGGGCACTACTCGGCCGATCAGCTCGGCGCCGCCGGTGCCGCGCACGTGCTCGGGTCCCTCGAGGACCCCTTCCCGGGGCTGTGA